A stretch of Aureispira sp. CCB-E DNA encodes these proteins:
- a CDS encoding alpha/beta hydrolase has translation MNKILLVLFFVSFSLHLMATEIKLEQIKANDFEFNCRTIGTPSDGPAVILLHGFPETSHMWESTMEHLHLQGYYCIAPDMRGYSPKARPKGIKNYAIEKIAKDIIEIAKAKGIEKFHLMGHDWGSAIGWSIVGLYPQHVKSWVALSVPHLTALGNAVKNDEKQKEMSSYARLFQLSFLPEAVLKAKDFKRLKESCWYLSTPEQVAAYQAVFSGKRALTTCLHYYRKNWNKMIQISENLNIAEVQIPTTLIWGNKDQALGRQSVEATQQYMKGEYQLIELDASHWLVQDQPKEVWKAMDAHLKKYN, from the coding sequence ATGAATAAAATCTTATTGGTCTTGTTCTTTGTCAGTTTTTCTTTGCATCTAATGGCGACAGAAATAAAATTAGAACAAATAAAAGCCAATGACTTTGAGTTTAACTGTCGAACAATTGGCACTCCTTCTGATGGTCCTGCTGTCATTCTATTGCATGGGTTTCCTGAAACTTCTCATATGTGGGAATCTACGATGGAACATTTGCATCTTCAAGGCTATTATTGTATTGCTCCTGATATGAGAGGATACAGTCCTAAGGCAAGACCAAAAGGAATTAAAAATTATGCGATTGAAAAGATTGCCAAAGACATTATTGAAATTGCTAAAGCTAAAGGAATCGAAAAATTTCATCTTATGGGGCACGATTGGGGTTCTGCAATTGGCTGGTCTATTGTTGGTTTGTATCCTCAACACGTCAAATCTTGGGTGGCTTTATCGGTTCCGCATCTAACTGCATTAGGAAATGCGGTTAAGAACGACGAAAAACAAAAAGAAATGAGTTCGTATGCTAGGTTGTTTCAATTAAGTTTTTTGCCAGAAGCGGTTCTAAAAGCCAAAGATTTTAAACGGTTAAAAGAATCGTGTTGGTATTTATCAACACCTGAACAAGTGGCAGCTTATCAAGCTGTTTTTAGTGGAAAAAGAGCCTTGACCACTTGTTTGCACTATTATCGCAAGAATTGGAATAAAATGATTCAAATTTCAGAAAATTTGAATATTGCTGAAGTTCAAATACCAACAACCTTAATTTGGGGCAACAAAGACCAAGCTTTAGGCCGTCAATCTGTAGAAGCTACTCAACAGTATATGAAAGGCGAGTACCAACTCATTGAGTTAGATGCTAGCCATTGGTTGGTACAAGACCAGCCTAAAGAGGTTTGGAAAGCGATGGATGCTCATTTGAAAAAGTACAATTAA
- the htpG gene encoding molecular chaperone HtpG, with protein sequence MRKGSISVETENIFPIIKQFLYSDQEIFLRELIANATDATSKLLTLARRGEVEHEVTDTRIRVSIDADAKTLTISDRGIGMTEEEVLKYLNQVAFSSATEFVEKYKEEASIIGHFGLGFYSAFMVADKVDVITKSYKKDSAPVKWSCTGDPEYTLEEVEKADYGTDIVLHISEDSEEFLQQYRISELLNKHCKFLPIEIEFGTRTEYLEDETITKEDGTEEKKSIEVPNVINNPNPAWKKQPSELSDEEYRSFYTELLPSGEPPMFWVHLNIDYPFNLTGILYFPKLGNQLEIQRNKIHLYSNQVYVTDEVKEIVPEFLTLLHGVIDSPDIPLNVSRSYLQSDRNVKKITEYITRKVADRLDEMFRKEREEFDKNWENMSVFVKYGYVTEEKFADKAQKFILLENVDGERFTIEEYQEKVGVNQVDKDNRTVVLYTNDRDEHDAYIQAAKEMGYDVLHMDTMIDVHFIQALERKLQNVHFVRVDSDTPTNLIPKDETRESVLSDDEQKNLEEIFKKCVTEQGATVKLEALAPSDLPIVITRPEFMRRMQEMSVMQGMTMNMGDMYNVVINTNHEVVGNVLKGNDESKAKHLYDLARLHNGMLKGGELTNFIKKSVDLMK encoded by the coding sequence ATGCGAAAGGGCAGTATTTCTGTAGAAACGGAAAATATTTTTCCAATCATTAAGCAATTTTTATATTCTGACCAAGAAATCTTCTTGCGTGAGCTAATTGCCAATGCAACAGATGCGACAAGCAAACTACTTACCTTAGCTAGACGTGGCGAAGTAGAACATGAAGTTACCGACACTAGAATCCGTGTGTCTATTGATGCTGATGCTAAGACATTAACGATTTCTGATCGTGGTATCGGAATGACAGAAGAGGAAGTTTTAAAATACTTGAATCAAGTAGCCTTTTCTTCTGCAACAGAATTTGTAGAAAAATATAAAGAGGAAGCATCTATTATCGGACATTTTGGTCTTGGTTTTTATTCTGCATTTATGGTAGCGGATAAGGTAGATGTTATCACCAAATCATACAAAAAAGATAGTGCTCCTGTAAAATGGTCTTGCACAGGAGATCCTGAGTACACACTAGAAGAAGTTGAAAAAGCAGACTATGGAACAGATATCGTGTTGCACATTAGTGAAGATAGCGAGGAGTTCTTGCAACAATACAGAATTAGTGAATTGTTGAACAAGCACTGTAAATTCTTGCCTATCGAAATCGAATTTGGAACGCGTACCGAATACTTAGAGGATGAAACCATTACAAAAGAAGATGGTACTGAAGAGAAAAAATCCATCGAAGTTCCTAATGTTATCAACAACCCTAATCCTGCTTGGAAGAAACAACCTTCTGAGTTAAGCGATGAAGAATACCGCAGTTTTTATACAGAGTTGTTACCTTCTGGCGAACCTCCAATGTTTTGGGTACATTTGAACATTGACTATCCATTTAACTTAACAGGTATTTTGTATTTCCCTAAATTGGGCAACCAATTAGAAATTCAACGCAACAAAATTCACTTGTATAGCAACCAAGTTTATGTTACGGATGAAGTCAAAGAAATTGTACCAGAATTTTTGACCTTGTTGCATGGTGTTATTGACTCTCCCGATATTCCACTAAACGTTTCTCGCTCTTACCTACAAAGTGATCGTAATGTAAAGAAAATCACAGAATACATCACTCGTAAAGTGGCAGATCGCTTGGACGAAATGTTCCGCAAAGAACGGGAAGAGTTTGATAAAAACTGGGAGAACATGAGCGTATTTGTTAAATATGGTTATGTAACAGAAGAAAAATTTGCAGATAAAGCTCAAAAATTCATCTTATTAGAAAATGTAGACGGAGAGCGTTTTACCATCGAGGAATATCAAGAAAAAGTAGGCGTTAATCAAGTAGACAAAGACAATAGAACGGTTGTTTTGTATACCAATGACAGAGATGAGCACGATGCTTATATCCAAGCGGCTAAAGAAATGGGCTACGATGTTCTACACATGGATACTATGATTGATGTTCACTTCATTCAAGCCTTAGAGCGTAAGTTGCAAAATGTACACTTTGTTCGCGTTGATTCCGACACACCAACCAACTTGATTCCTAAAGATGAAACACGTGAATCGGTTCTATCTGATGATGAGCAAAAGAACTTGGAAGAAATTTTCAAAAAATGCGTGACAGAACAAGGAGCTACTGTAAAACTAGAAGCCTTGGCACCTTCTGATTTGCCAATCGTTATCACTCGCCCAGAATTCATGCGCCGTATGCAAGAAATGTCGGTTATGCAAGGTATGACAATGAACATGGGAGATATGTACAATGTTGTTATTAATACCAACCACGAAGTAGTAGGCAATGTATTAAAGGGCAACGACGAATCTAAAGCAAAACATCTTTATGATTTGGCTCGTTTGCACAACGGTATGCTAAAAGGAGGTGAATTGACCAATTTCATCAAAAAATCGGTCGATTTAATGAAATAG
- a CDS encoding alpha/beta fold hydrolase produces the protein MMLSKMYFKIMNTLFPSVLAKQVYQFMSNPRIKKLRAFEDEVLDRAKQERIRFKQFDIQMYMWGNPNDKTALLIHGWEGQAGNFGAMVDILLSKGYYVVAFDGPSHGRSSKGNTSMFEFSELATDLLNQYKPTTIISHSFGSVTSIIAMSNNIEIPIQQWMAVTTPHDFRDRIEQVSKTLGVGTRTVNKVIELVESDMGIPINDMNINNYGTKVKHVKNALIVHSKTDRVIPIDSARIAHKAIHQSRLIELDNLGHYSILWSDELKKIATEQLN, from the coding sequence ATGATGTTATCAAAAATGTATTTCAAAATAATGAATACCTTGTTTCCTAGTGTTTTGGCTAAACAAGTGTATCAATTCATGTCTAACCCTAGAATCAAAAAGTTGCGTGCTTTTGAGGATGAAGTTTTGGATCGAGCTAAACAAGAGCGCATTCGATTCAAGCAATTTGACATACAAATGTATATGTGGGGAAACCCTAACGATAAAACAGCTTTGTTGATACATGGTTGGGAAGGGCAGGCAGGTAATTTTGGGGCAATGGTAGATATTTTGTTGTCAAAGGGATACTATGTAGTTGCTTTTGATGGTCCCTCGCATGGTCGAAGTTCAAAAGGCAACACTAGTATGTTTGAGTTCTCAGAATTGGCAACGGATCTTTTGAACCAATATAAGCCGACCACGATTATAAGCCATTCTTTTGGGAGTGTTACCAGCATAATTGCAATGAGCAACAATATCGAAATACCAATCCAACAATGGATGGCTGTAACGACCCCCCATGATTTTAGAGATCGTATAGAGCAGGTTTCTAAAACGTTGGGTGTTGGGACTCGAACGGTCAATAAAGTAATTGAATTGGTAGAATCGGATATGGGAATTCCAATTAATGATATGAATATCAATAACTATGGAACGAAGGTAAAGCATGTGAAAAATGCTCTAATCGTACATTCTAAAACAGATCGAGTAATTCCCATTGATTCTGCGAGAATTGCGCACAAAGCAATTCATCAGTCTCGTTTAATTGAGCTGGATAATCTGGGACACTATTCTATTCTGTGGTCAGATGAACTTAAAAAAATTGCTACAGAACAACTTAACTAA
- a CDS encoding T9SS type A sorting domain-containing protein, which yields MDKSKHNLRSNFLLVLFAISSFSLFAQKQVNTGSVTLSNNNGQTGTTQIQSNRIRNLSITSSTTAQQERKISGTSLGVIPGNVYTNNILTSAGGDMTSNSNSNSNNDVVNCPMMYVQVTIPFLQSCVNSVAQIDYCNHGTATAINSYVDVELPAELSLDSAEIPYTVQGANVYRFQLGNIPVANCNQFELYFTTTCDSSLIGDQHCIQAHIYPDTLCNSVQNTPLITVNANCNAAGKTTFTLNNHGTEVTLDQYMQLIVIDDHLLAGGTPAVYLDDTLELESQGTFVRGFTGGQQHYELKLTDGQGNQLVHSRVNNCYAGSQNVVINTFHTHQHLNQFGNGGILPSISQGCAINGEATAQTNSSFIPAANSSPNYNNSSTTNSNNNGNTSDLEQLEVAETTVKVFPNPFNYYTTVEIEGPIADRFMFRLYDATGKIVRIMEIEGQRTFQIERENLLQGMYLYQIEAQGKFIDSGKLIIK from the coding sequence ATGGATAAATCTAAACACAATCTCCGTTCAAATTTCCTATTAGTCCTATTTGCAATAAGCAGCTTTTCTTTATTTGCACAAAAACAAGTCAACACAGGCAGTGTCACTCTAAGTAATAACAATGGTCAAACAGGAACGACACAAATACAATCAAATAGAATTCGAAACCTCTCTATTACGTCTAGCACAACGGCACAGCAAGAGCGTAAAATTTCTGGAACTAGCTTAGGAGTTATTCCTGGAAATGTTTATACCAATAATATTTTAACTTCTGCTGGTGGAGATATGACAAGCAACAGCAATAGCAATAGCAATAACGATGTTGTTAATTGTCCGATGATGTATGTACAGGTAACCATTCCTTTTTTGCAAAGTTGTGTCAATTCAGTTGCTCAAATAGACTACTGTAATCATGGAACGGCAACAGCAATAAATTCTTACGTTGATGTTGAGTTGCCTGCGGAGTTATCATTGGATAGTGCTGAAATTCCCTATACAGTTCAAGGAGCTAATGTGTACCGCTTTCAACTTGGCAATATTCCTGTTGCTAATTGCAATCAATTTGAGCTTTATTTTACAACAACTTGTGATTCTAGTCTTATAGGAGATCAACATTGTATTCAAGCACATATTTATCCTGACACGCTTTGCAATAGTGTGCAAAATACGCCTTTGATAACTGTCAATGCTAATTGTAATGCAGCAGGAAAAACAACTTTTACTCTTAATAATCATGGTACTGAAGTTACATTAGATCAGTACATGCAATTAATTGTTATTGATGATCACTTATTGGCAGGAGGCACACCTGCTGTTTATTTGGATGACACTTTGGAGCTTGAAAGTCAGGGTACTTTTGTTCGTGGCTTTACTGGAGGGCAACAACATTATGAACTCAAACTAACAGATGGACAAGGCAATCAATTGGTACACTCAAGAGTAAACAATTGTTATGCAGGCTCTCAAAATGTTGTTATCAATACATTCCACACACACCAACACTTGAATCAATTTGGAAATGGCGGTATATTGCCGTCTATTAGTCAAGGTTGCGCTATCAATGGAGAAGCAACGGCTCAGACCAACTCATCCTTTATTCCTGCCGCTAATTCATCGCCTAATTACAATAATAGTTCAACAACTAACAGTAATAATAATGGAAATACTTCCGATTTAGAACAATTAGAAGTAGCCGAAACAACTGTAAAAGTTTTCCCTAATCCATTTAATTACTATACAACAGTTGAAATAGAAGGTCCTATAGCTGACCGATTCATGTTTAGATTATATGATGCAACAGGCAAGATAGTCCGTATCATGGAAATTGAAGGTCAACGAACATTCCAAATTGAGCGAGAAAACTTATTGCAAGGTATGTATCTTTATCAAATAGAAGCTCAAGGCAAGTTTATCGACTCTGGAAAATTAATAATAAAATAA
- a CDS encoding DUF4442 domain-containing protein: MSIYQSIAKIGSKYIGKSTLFKYGFNWSPMYRRSTAKISEVSTDLMTIKIELPISYKNKNYVNSIFGGSMFSAVDPIPMVQLMNILDENYVVWDKAAEIFFKIPARENIYASFTYTLDEVEAIKKKVETEQEIEIVKTTYLTNKDQTKVYCEVRKTIYIANKSYYKEKRAKRKAASV, translated from the coding sequence ATGTCAATCTATCAATCAATTGCCAAAATTGGCTCCAAGTATATTGGAAAGTCCACCTTGTTTAAATATGGTTTCAACTGGTCTCCTATGTATCGAAGAAGTACGGCTAAGATTTCGGAGGTATCTACAGACTTAATGACAATTAAAATTGAACTGCCAATTAGTTATAAAAACAAAAACTATGTCAATTCTATTTTTGGTGGAAGTATGTTTTCTGCTGTAGATCCTATTCCGATGGTTCAGTTAATGAATATATTGGATGAGAACTATGTTGTGTGGGATAAAGCTGCTGAAATTTTCTTCAAAATACCTGCTAGAGAAAATATCTATGCTAGTTTTACATACACATTGGACGAAGTGGAAGCAATCAAGAAAAAAGTAGAAACGGAACAAGAGATAGAAATTGTAAAAACAACTTATTTAACCAACAAAGATCAAACGAAGGTTTATTGTGAAGTAAGAAAGACAATTTATATTGCCAACAAATCTTATTATAAAGAAAAGCGCGCCAAGCGAAAAGCTGCATCTGTATAA
- the lpxK gene encoding tetraacyldisaccharide 4'-kinase, with amino-acid sequence MRYILYPFSLLYGNLVRLHRAFYQYGNKKAKSFDIPVINVGNLSVGGTGKSPHVAYFTQMLQPILTPGIVSRGYHRQTTGVRLVETNSLASEVGDEPLQLKQRFPNNTVVVAERRVLGVEAALKENKAIDCILLDDAFQHWAIQPSLQIMLTTFEQPFFRDWVLPMGRLREFRSGYQRADIIIITKCPRIISQAQKVAFLQAIKPLPSQRVFFSYFKYQALYQLFDKQQLVELDQLKNQKITLVTAIATTHYLEEYITSYASEVQALKFPDHHHYTLKDLEKIKKISSSQLIITTEKDATKLKPYQAYLAQENLLIYVLPIEVQIAFNEENLLRETLLNHLNRD; translated from the coding sequence TTGCGTTACATATTGTATCCATTTTCGTTGTTGTATGGTAATTTAGTTAGATTGCACAGAGCCTTTTATCAGTACGGAAATAAAAAAGCAAAGTCATTTGACATTCCTGTGATTAATGTGGGCAACTTATCGGTAGGTGGAACAGGAAAAAGTCCTCATGTCGCTTATTTTACTCAAATGCTACAACCCATTTTGACGCCTGGAATTGTTAGTCGAGGTTATCATAGACAAACAACAGGAGTTCGATTGGTTGAAACAAATAGTCTTGCTAGTGAGGTAGGGGATGAGCCTTTGCAATTGAAACAACGTTTTCCCAATAATACAGTGGTAGTAGCCGAGCGCCGAGTGTTAGGGGTAGAAGCTGCCTTAAAAGAAAACAAGGCAATTGATTGTATTTTGTTAGATGACGCCTTTCAACATTGGGCGATACAGCCTAGCTTACAGATTATGTTGACTACGTTTGAACAACCTTTTTTTAGAGATTGGGTACTGCCAATGGGGCGTTTAAGAGAGTTTAGAAGTGGTTATCAGCGGGCGGATATTATTATTATTACCAAGTGCCCTAGGATCATTAGTCAGGCACAAAAAGTTGCCTTCCTTCAAGCTATAAAGCCATTGCCTTCTCAACGTGTTTTCTTTTCTTATTTTAAGTATCAAGCCTTGTATCAATTGTTTGATAAACAACAATTGGTAGAGTTAGACCAATTGAAAAACCAGAAAATTACTTTGGTAACAGCGATTGCTACTACTCATTATTTGGAAGAATATATTACATCTTATGCTTCCGAGGTTCAAGCACTAAAATTTCCTGATCACCATCATTATACGCTAAAAGATCTTGAAAAAATCAAAAAAATAAGTTCAAGTCAACTTATTATTACAACAGAAAAGGATGCAACTAAACTAAAGCCATATCAGGCTTACTTAGCACAAGAGAATCTGCTAATATATGTATTACCAATTGAAGTTCAGATTGCTTTTAACGAAGAGAATTTACTCCGAGAAACTTTATTAAATCATTTGAATAGGGACTGA